A single region of the Desulfomonile tiedjei genome encodes:
- a CDS encoding (Fe-S)-binding protein — MADEPIRYYKPKSDFKLDITDIENFVYDMSRCIKCKGCTWVDHTYMPGAKFMTRCPSATKYEFDAYGAYGKMRIGHAMAEGLLDWNEKALEVIYACTLCGACDVGCKRNLDLEIGLTLESLRVKAVKDGVGPLPAHKKIAENIAKKHNMYGAPHEKRTAWLPQGITPAKKADLLYFVGCTASYVNKEIAQSTAKILTAAGTKFMLMPDEWCCGNTLFSAGLFDEAKALAQRNVDEVRKTGAKTLLLSCAEGYRMWKVDYPKLLNISTSDLGFEVVHLVEYVDAKIKDGALKMKKPFETRLTYHDSCSLSRLSDPWTPYEGKRQWMGCVEPRLKRRRGTHGLYAQPRDILKAIPGVNLIEMPRTRENAFCCGAGRGVQETYPDFAKWAASHRLEEVREIGAETLVSSCPWCKNNFAQAVKAGRGDVQVLDISEVICASIQG, encoded by the coding sequence ATGGCCGATGAACCTATCAGATATTACAAGCCCAAATCGGACTTCAAGCTCGATATCACCGATATAGAGAATTTCGTATACGACATGAGCCGCTGCATCAAATGCAAAGGCTGCACCTGGGTCGATCACACGTACATGCCCGGTGCGAAGTTCATGACACGTTGCCCCAGCGCGACCAAATATGAGTTTGACGCGTACGGCGCATACGGAAAGATGCGAATCGGACATGCTATGGCCGAAGGGCTGCTGGACTGGAACGAAAAGGCCCTGGAGGTCATTTACGCCTGCACATTGTGCGGCGCCTGCGACGTGGGGTGCAAACGTAACCTCGACCTGGAAATCGGGCTGACGCTGGAGTCGCTAAGGGTCAAGGCAGTTAAAGACGGCGTCGGGCCTTTACCCGCGCACAAGAAAATCGCCGAGAACATAGCCAAGAAACACAATATGTACGGCGCACCGCACGAGAAACGCACCGCATGGCTCCCTCAGGGAATCACCCCTGCTAAGAAGGCCGACTTACTGTACTTTGTGGGTTGCACCGCTTCTTATGTGAACAAGGAAATCGCCCAGTCCACCGCTAAGATCCTCACGGCCGCGGGAACCAAATTCATGCTCATGCCGGACGAATGGTGCTGCGGCAACACGCTCTTTTCCGCAGGCTTGTTCGATGAAGCCAAGGCCTTGGCGCAACGCAACGTGGATGAAGTTCGGAAGACCGGAGCTAAAACTCTTCTTCTCAGTTGCGCCGAAGGTTACCGCATGTGGAAGGTGGACTATCCCAAACTGCTCAATATCTCTACCAGCGATCTGGGGTTCGAAGTCGTGCATCTCGTGGAGTATGTGGACGCGAAGATCAAGGACGGCGCCCTGAAAATGAAAAAGCCCTTTGAAACGCGGCTGACCTATCACGATTCATGCAGCTTGAGCCGCTTGAGCGATCCTTGGACTCCGTACGAAGGAAAGCGCCAGTGGATGGGATGTGTGGAACCGAGGCTCAAGAGAAGGCGTGGAACCCACGGGCTATACGCCCAGCCCAGAGACATCCTCAAGGCCATCCCCGGCGTGAACCTCATAGAAATGCCGAGGACCAGAGAAAATGCCTTCTGTTGCGGCGCGGGTCGAGGAGTCCAGGAAACATATCCGGATTTCGCGAAGTGGGCGGCCTCGCATCGGCTTGAGGAGGTCAGGGAGATCGGCGCGGAGACGCTGGTGTCCTCCTGCCCCTGGTGCAAGAACAATTTCGCCCAGGCCGTTAAAGCCGGCCGCGGTGATGTGCAGGTGCTGGATATTTCGGAAGTAATCTGCGCATCCATTCAAGGTTAG
- a CDS encoding response regulator, producing MNSQILEGKRILMVDDEPDILNTVVEVLSSSQVVTAQSFDEARALIGSESFDLVILDIMGVNGFALLEACRANKLPAAMLTAHAVNVESLNLAVKLGAVSFLPKEELHRLPELVAEILEGLEQGQTHWAKLFKRLGPFFKDKLGVLWEDEKSKFPPNYY from the coding sequence ATGAATAGCCAAATACTCGAGGGAAAAAGGATTCTTATGGTGGACGACGAGCCTGATATTCTTAACACGGTGGTGGAGGTACTCTCGTCCTCTCAGGTTGTCACCGCCCAAAGTTTTGATGAGGCCCGCGCACTAATTGGCTCAGAATCCTTTGATCTCGTCATCTTGGACATAATGGGCGTAAACGGATTCGCTCTTCTTGAGGCTTGCCGTGCGAACAAACTTCCCGCGGCTATGTTGACGGCCCACGCGGTGAACGTTGAGAGTCTCAATCTGGCCGTAAAACTGGGAGCGGTTTCATTCCTCCCCAAAGAAGAACTTCATCGCCTGCCTGAACTTGTGGCTGAAATACTTGAGGGCTTGGAACAGGGGCAGACCCACTGGGCCAAGTTGTTTAAGCGACTGGGGCCCTTCTTTAAAGACAAACTGGGCGTACTGTGGGAAGACGAGAAATCGAAATTCCCACCGAACTACTATTGA
- a CDS encoding 2-dehydropantoate 2-reductase, which yields MDDLRIAVVGVGATGAVLAAALLKQDPQTILVDPRPGLGEHLKKNGIKISGEVTYQVPVNQFVDRIGMVKDLNPNLIFLSTKTFHLPRVLEELKEVFTDGTKIVSTHNGLGTEDVIADAFGPDAAFRMSLNYGVSLKGPSEVQMAFFNRPNHLGGLTPENRNFGSGIAELLTKSGLDTECVDDIKLYVWKKMIMKCTMASICAVTDRTLKQVLDFPPTREIADNCFREALAVAKAQGYDLGEEYLRTAMGYLEKAGAHKDSMCYDIAQKTPTEIDFLGGKVVEYARELGIATPFYVAMTNLVKAIEDSYLRK from the coding sequence ATGGACGATCTTAGAATTGCCGTAGTGGGAGTTGGAGCGACGGGCGCGGTTTTGGCCGCGGCTTTGCTCAAGCAGGATCCGCAGACCATACTTGTCGATCCCAGACCCGGCTTGGGAGAACACCTCAAAAAAAATGGAATCAAGATCTCCGGGGAAGTGACCTACCAAGTTCCTGTCAATCAGTTCGTGGACCGGATTGGAATGGTCAAAGACCTTAATCCAAATCTCATATTTCTTTCCACAAAAACGTTTCATCTCCCGCGGGTTTTGGAGGAGCTGAAGGAAGTATTCACGGACGGCACGAAGATCGTCAGCACCCATAACGGATTGGGGACCGAAGATGTCATTGCCGATGCATTCGGCCCTGATGCAGCTTTCAGGATGTCGTTGAATTACGGTGTCTCGTTGAAAGGGCCGAGTGAAGTCCAAATGGCCTTTTTCAACCGGCCGAATCACTTGGGAGGTTTGACCCCGGAAAATAGGAATTTCGGATCGGGAATCGCGGAATTGCTTACAAAAAGCGGCTTAGACACCGAATGTGTGGACGATATCAAGCTCTACGTGTGGAAGAAAATGATCATGAAATGCACTATGGCATCCATATGCGCAGTCACTGACCGAACTTTGAAACAGGTGCTTGATTTTCCTCCCACCAGAGAAATAGCCGACAATTGCTTCAGGGAAGCCCTTGCCGTGGCAAAGGCTCAGGGCTATGACCTCGGAGAGGAATACCTCCGAACCGCCATGGGATATCTGGAAAAGGCCGGCGCACATAAAGACTCCATGTGCTATGACATCGCACAAAAAACACCCACGGAAATCGACTTCCTTGGCGGGAAAGTTGTCGAATATGCACGGGAATTGGGCATCGCAACGCCCTTCTATGTCGCCATGACGAATTTGGTGAAAGCGATCGAGGACAGCTACCTGCGCAAGTAG
- a CDS encoding FAD-binding oxidoreductase — MAISKEIYKALEAIVGPEYISDDPVICEGYRSGPGGYENGLGYERVMTKVPGCVIMPKKTEDVQRIVKVCYRNDIPYVPYSTGFYGPRSHPHVEDALLIDLKRMNDFVLDEKHFYVEVGPGMIYSPIQEECMKHGAYVVIGGGGAQASAIANLIGDGWSPLSHRIGLPHRRILGTEVVMPDGELLRMGSLANSDDPFWGESPGPDLRGLLRGYTGLRGCLGIVTRMAIKTLPFQPERLEPTGISPNTALALPEKRIKWINFIVPSKDAQVKAMREIGHAEIGGAVTKVPLFWRAIAKAECKEEFWDIWSKENEETVANFFIVRVLLIGYTSEEQMEYDERVLMDIMSEVGGEARRTKPSDESWIKNADSAGMWLMCGGYVSVDYVIETLSQSPDHGPAYAEVKKKYTPPLMPDYGDPGWFQSFELGHQGYSEFLVYWDLDDDTDKVDQFYVDTSKMNIKNRFYTSLLGPHQPLYLTGPKYGPNYHEFLLKVKNEFDPKWKSHPPVPLAHDVFVNRAPWMHHMKDWDSPDDLPK; from the coding sequence ATGGCGATATCCAAGGAAATCTATAAAGCATTAGAGGCAATTGTAGGCCCGGAATATATTTCCGACGATCCGGTGATCTGCGAGGGTTACAGAAGCGGCCCCGGAGGATACGAAAACGGCCTGGGATATGAACGGGTCATGACCAAGGTCCCGGGATGCGTGATCATGCCCAAAAAGACGGAGGATGTTCAGAGGATCGTCAAGGTTTGCTATCGCAACGACATCCCGTACGTGCCTTACAGCACGGGCTTTTATGGGCCACGCTCGCATCCCCACGTGGAAGACGCTCTGCTGATCGACCTTAAACGCATGAACGATTTCGTGCTCGATGAGAAGCACTTCTACGTGGAAGTAGGCCCCGGCATGATCTACTCGCCCATCCAGGAAGAGTGCATGAAACATGGGGCGTATGTGGTGATCGGCGGAGGCGGAGCGCAAGCTTCGGCCATTGCAAATCTGATCGGCGACGGTTGGTCTCCTTTGAGCCATCGGATCGGGCTTCCCCATAGGCGCATCCTCGGGACTGAAGTGGTTATGCCGGACGGTGAACTCCTCAGGATGGGCTCTCTGGCTAACAGCGATGATCCCTTCTGGGGTGAAAGCCCCGGACCGGACCTTAGAGGACTGTTGAGAGGATATACCGGCCTGCGCGGCTGCCTCGGGATTGTCACCAGAATGGCCATCAAGACCCTTCCCTTCCAGCCCGAACGCCTCGAACCCACGGGCATTTCGCCGAATACCGCTCTGGCCCTCCCGGAGAAGCGGATAAAGTGGATCAACTTCATCGTGCCGTCAAAGGACGCCCAGGTTAAGGCTATGAGGGAAATCGGCCATGCCGAGATTGGCGGCGCGGTCACCAAAGTCCCCCTGTTCTGGCGCGCCATCGCCAAGGCGGAGTGCAAAGAAGAGTTTTGGGACATCTGGAGCAAGGAAAACGAGGAGACCGTCGCCAATTTCTTTATCGTCCGGGTCCTCCTCATTGGTTATACCTCGGAAGAACAGATGGAATACGACGAACGTGTCCTGATGGACATCATGAGTGAAGTGGGCGGTGAAGCACGCCGGACCAAGCCTTCGGACGAGTCCTGGATCAAGAATGCAGACTCGGCCGGTATGTGGCTCATGTGCGGTGGGTATGTGTCGGTTGACTATGTCATTGAAACTCTAAGTCAGTCACCGGACCACGGCCCCGCGTATGCAGAGGTGAAGAAGAAATACACCCCGCCGCTGATGCCTGATTACGGCGATCCCGGCTGGTTCCAGAGCTTTGAACTGGGCCACCAGGGCTACTCCGAGTTTCTGGTCTACTGGGACCTCGACGACGACACGGACAAGGTTGACCAATTCTATGTAGACACGTCCAAGATGAACATAAAGAACCGTTTCTATACCTCCCTGCTGGGTCCGCATCAACCGCTCTATCTCACGGGGCCGAAGTACGGGCCTAACTACCATGAGTTTCTGCTCAAGGTAAAAAATGAGTTCGATCCCAAGTGGAAGTCCCATCCGCCGGTTCCTCTGGCCCACGATGTGTTCGTAAACCGGGCCCCGTGGATGCATCACATGAAGGATTGGGACTCTCCGGACGATTTACCCAAATAG
- a CDS encoding TRAP transporter large permease, translated as MNEVVFGLLSLLVLLALFLTGIELAFAMGIIGFLGFAVLNGFDPALSLLANDFFDSLASYGLTAIPLFVLMGQIAFNAGIAKRLYDANHKFLGHIPGGLAVATVMGATVFKAICGSVVATSATFASVAVPEMSRYGYSKKLSTGIVATVGTLGVLLPPSITLIVFGILTQQSIGKLFMAGILPGLLMSSFFIFVILGWCKINPNLGPRSEKFSWPERWKSLPAVVWPIVIFILLISGLMNGFFTPTEAGSIGAFAVLILCVVKRDIGFEGYARSLREALRTACMVLLLIAFSAVLGHFIAVTNIPQVSADWIMGLPLHRTAIMVIILVVYLLGGSFIDDLAFMILATPILYPVILKLGYDPLWAAIMVACTVCIGSVIPPVAICVFVVKNITKESLSLIYSGVYPFLISMIICMILLFIFPELATYLPSGLM; from the coding sequence ATGAATGAGGTAGTCTTTGGATTGCTTTCTCTGCTCGTCCTCTTGGCACTGTTCTTAACCGGGATCGAGCTGGCCTTTGCGATGGGAATCATCGGTTTCCTGGGATTTGCCGTTCTCAACGGATTTGATCCGGCTCTCTCGCTTCTGGCGAATGATTTTTTCGATTCTTTGGCTTCTTACGGGTTGACCGCAATACCCCTGTTTGTCCTCATGGGGCAGATTGCATTTAATGCAGGCATTGCAAAAAGGTTGTACGACGCGAACCACAAATTCCTGGGACACATCCCCGGCGGACTGGCTGTAGCCACGGTGATGGGCGCCACGGTGTTCAAGGCAATCTGCGGCTCTGTAGTGGCCACTTCGGCTACGTTTGCCAGCGTTGCCGTTCCGGAGATGTCACGGTACGGCTACAGCAAGAAACTTTCCACCGGAATAGTCGCCACGGTCGGAACCCTTGGGGTCCTTCTCCCGCCGAGCATAACACTCATAGTATTTGGTATTCTCACGCAACAGTCGATCGGGAAGCTTTTCATGGCCGGGATTTTGCCGGGCCTCCTCATGTCTTCATTTTTCATTTTCGTGATTTTGGGGTGGTGTAAGATCAACCCGAATCTCGGGCCAAGAAGTGAGAAGTTTTCGTGGCCGGAGCGGTGGAAGTCCCTTCCTGCCGTGGTGTGGCCTATAGTTATTTTTATCCTCTTGATAAGCGGGCTTATGAACGGCTTTTTTACGCCGACTGAAGCGGGAAGTATCGGCGCGTTTGCCGTTCTGATTCTATGTGTTGTGAAGAGAGATATCGGATTCGAAGGATACGCCCGGTCACTCCGGGAAGCACTGCGTACCGCGTGCATGGTCCTCCTGCTCATCGCGTTCTCAGCCGTACTGGGGCATTTTATCGCCGTCACCAATATACCTCAGGTATCCGCGGACTGGATCATGGGGCTTCCGTTGCACCGAACTGCGATAATGGTGATCATTTTGGTGGTTTATCTTCTGGGTGGCTCCTTTATTGATGATCTGGCGTTCATGATTCTAGCCACCCCCATTCTCTACCCCGTAATATTAAAATTAGGCTATGACCCCTTATGGGCGGCCATTATGGTGGCCTGCACCGTATGTATCGGGTCCGTGATCCCTCCTGTTGCCATCTGCGTATTTGTGGTGAAGAATATCACCAAGGAATCATTGAGCCTCATTTACAGCGGAGTGTACCCGTTCCTGATATCCATGATCATATGCATGATATTGTTGTTCATATTCCCAGAACTGGCTACCTATCTGCCAAGCGGGCTTATGTAA
- a CDS encoding TRAP transporter small permease: MQGFLRITRVSGNALNVMGAALLTLMMLLTALDVILRYLGRPITGTYELMSFAGALVTGFALAQTSLDGAHVNVDIITQSISDKKKRAVEIFNRLLGVGIFALLTWGLFEKGSDLYMTGEVSLTLQVPYYPVAFGLSFCCFVECLVLLSGISKAISGEEHE; the protein is encoded by the coding sequence ATGCAAGGATTTCTTCGCATTACCAGGGTATCCGGCAACGCCCTGAACGTGATGGGGGCAGCGCTCCTCACCCTTATGATGCTGCTTACAGCCCTTGATGTGATTTTGCGTTACCTGGGAAGGCCCATCACAGGAACATACGAGTTGATGTCCTTTGCCGGGGCCCTGGTCACCGGGTTTGCCCTCGCACAGACCAGTCTGGACGGCGCTCACGTAAACGTGGACATCATAACTCAGTCGATTTCCGACAAAAAGAAACGTGCAGTTGAGATTTTCAACAGACTTCTCGGTGTTGGAATTTTTGCCTTACTGACCTGGGGCCTTTTTGAGAAAGGGAGTGACCTTTACATGACCGGGGAGGTCTCCCTCACCTTGCAGGTCCCTTATTATCCTGTCGCGTTCGGGCTGTCCTTTTGCTGTTTTGTGGAGTGCCTTGTCCTTCTCTCGGGCATTTCCAAGGCAATTTCTGGAGAGGAACATGAATGA
- a CDS encoding acyl-CoA dehydrogenase family protein: MDETMFNTEEHQIFRDAFRRFVAGEITPHVSEWEEQRAVPRSIWLRMGEQGYLCPWLPEEYGGLGLGFEYSVIINEELLRGNAFGVEVPLHSDVATPYIYSYASPDIKKRWLPGCTTGEVVTAIGLTEPNAGSDLAAIRTRAVKDGDSYVINGQKTFITNGYFADLIVVAVKTDPDAGHRGISLILVDKDAPGFHRGRKLHKMGYHMQDTAELFFEDCRVPAANLLGEEGNGFKYMMQKLQQERLEVSIKCQVLAEEALKEALNYVKVREAFGKPIGNFQYSAFRLADMATEVQLGRTFLDTLIRDHIAGKNIVQKVSMAKYWLGEMVNRIAYQAVQLHGGYGYMEEYRVCKLYRDVRCLSIFAGTSEIMKLIISRSLGLNP, from the coding sequence ATGGATGAGACGATGTTTAACACTGAAGAGCACCAGATTTTCCGAGACGCTTTCAGAAGATTTGTGGCCGGAGAAATCACCCCGCATGTTTCTGAATGGGAGGAGCAGCGTGCCGTACCGCGGAGTATATGGCTCAGAATGGGGGAGCAAGGCTATTTGTGTCCCTGGCTTCCTGAGGAATACGGGGGATTGGGACTAGGATTCGAGTATTCGGTCATTATTAATGAGGAGTTATTGCGGGGAAACGCATTCGGCGTCGAAGTTCCCCTGCACAGTGATGTTGCCACTCCATATATCTATTCTTACGCGTCGCCGGACATCAAGAAGCGGTGGCTTCCAGGGTGTACAACGGGCGAAGTGGTTACGGCTATTGGGCTGACCGAGCCGAACGCGGGTTCCGATCTGGCGGCGATTCGCACGCGAGCGGTAAAAGATGGCGATTCGTATGTGATCAACGGACAAAAGACCTTTATTACAAATGGTTATTTTGCGGACCTGATTGTAGTGGCGGTCAAGACCGATCCGGATGCCGGTCACCGGGGCATCAGCCTCATTCTTGTGGACAAGGACGCTCCAGGTTTTCATCGTGGCCGGAAATTGCATAAAATGGGGTACCATATGCAGGACACGGCTGAACTTTTCTTCGAGGACTGCCGGGTTCCTGCCGCTAACTTGCTTGGAGAAGAGGGCAACGGCTTCAAGTACATGATGCAGAAGCTCCAGCAGGAGCGGCTGGAGGTTTCCATCAAGTGCCAGGTCCTGGCAGAGGAAGCGCTGAAGGAGGCGCTCAACTACGTGAAGGTACGCGAGGCTTTCGGCAAACCCATCGGGAATTTTCAATACAGCGCCTTCAGGTTGGCTGATATGGCCACTGAGGTCCAACTTGGCCGCACCTTTTTGGATACCCTGATAAGGGATCACATCGCAGGCAAGAATATCGTTCAGAAAGTCTCCATGGCCAAATATTGGCTGGGTGAAATGGTAAACAGGATCGCTTATCAAGCCGTTCAGCTACACGGCGGTTACGGATACATGGAAGAATACCGAGTGTGTAAGCTGTATCGGGATGTTCGTTGCCTGTCCATCTTCGCCGGTACAAGCGAGATCATGAAGCTGATTATCAGCCGCAGCCTGGGGCTCAATCCATGA
- a CDS encoding long-chain-fatty-acid--CoA ligase, with the protein MSVGNVLRRSAFNYPDKTALVFGDQRINYAELNRRVNCLANSLLKMGLKKGDRVAVLLHNCPEFIELYFACAKSGGIFVPINNLLKQKELLQIFEYLKPRFLIFDKDFHEMVKSSASELEFIEFPVSLHSGSSEFKQYGDLVERGEDTEPSAGVSDGDVGSIFLTSGTTGRPKGAMRTHRHDLINMMTSALELGLRHDDRALFLFPLYHITFADNLRHILMANTIVIRREGGFDPLEVLNILSAEKITACQFVPTMINAMLQVDMPEKYDLSSFRLLMYAASPMPVELLKKAMKRFKCRFFQLYGQTETGPCTTALGPEDHVLQGTEAQMARLASAGRPVVDYELRIVDAAGNDVAIGEVGEIVVRGEAMTMGYWDLPEETAKTIRNGWLYTGDFGKFDDERYVYIVDRKHDMIISGGKNIYPREIEEVIYTHEAVLEAAVIGIPDDYWGESVKAFVVLKDGMKATEEEIITLCKNNIASYKKPRSIEFLQQLPKSPTGKILKRVIREQYWEGKERRV; encoded by the coding sequence ATGAGTGTTGGAAATGTCCTTCGGAGATCCGCTTTCAACTATCCGGATAAGACCGCTTTGGTTTTTGGCGATCAGCGAATCAACTATGCCGAGTTGAATCGGCGGGTTAATTGCCTCGCCAACAGCCTGCTGAAGATGGGACTCAAAAAAGGCGACAGAGTAGCTGTACTCCTGCACAATTGTCCCGAGTTCATCGAGTTATATTTTGCGTGTGCCAAGTCCGGGGGAATCTTTGTCCCCATAAATAATCTTCTCAAGCAGAAGGAATTGCTCCAGATCTTCGAGTACCTCAAGCCCCGTTTTCTGATCTTTGACAAAGATTTCCATGAGATGGTGAAGTCGAGTGCCTCTGAACTGGAATTCATTGAATTCCCTGTTTCGCTGCACAGCGGATCGAGTGAATTCAAGCAATACGGCGATCTGGTTGAACGAGGGGAAGACACGGAACCGAGTGCGGGTGTTTCGGATGGTGATGTCGGCAGTATCTTCCTGACCTCGGGCACAACAGGGCGACCCAAGGGAGCGATGAGGACACATCGTCACGATTTGATAAATATGATGACCAGCGCGCTGGAGCTGGGGCTCAGGCACGACGACCGAGCTTTGTTCCTTTTCCCTCTTTATCACATTACCTTCGCGGATAATTTGCGCCACATCCTTATGGCCAATACTATTGTCATCAGAAGAGAAGGTGGCTTTGACCCACTGGAAGTTCTCAACATCCTCTCCGCGGAAAAGATTACCGCTTGCCAGTTTGTGCCCACCATGATTAACGCCATGCTGCAGGTGGATATGCCGGAAAAATACGATCTGAGCAGTTTCAGATTGCTCATGTACGCGGCCTCTCCCATGCCGGTGGAATTGCTTAAGAAAGCCATGAAAAGATTCAAGTGCCGGTTTTTCCAATTGTATGGCCAAACCGAAACCGGACCTTGCACGACGGCTTTGGGGCCCGAGGACCATGTGCTCCAAGGTACCGAGGCTCAAATGGCCAGGCTGGCTTCTGCGGGACGGCCCGTTGTGGACTATGAACTAAGAATTGTTGATGCCGCTGGAAATGACGTGGCCATCGGAGAGGTTGGGGAAATTGTGGTCCGTGGCGAGGCCATGACCATGGGGTACTGGGACCTCCCTGAAGAAACTGCAAAGACCATCCGGAACGGTTGGCTCTACACCGGGGACTTCGGCAAATTTGACGACGAAAGATACGTGTACATAGTCGACCGCAAGCATGACATGATTATCAGCGGAGGCAAGAACATTTATCCTCGAGAAATCGAAGAGGTCATTTATACCCACGAAGCCGTGTTGGAAGCGGCGGTCATTGGAATTCCCGATGATTATTGGGGTGAATCAGTCAAGGCCTTTGTGGTCTTGAAGGATGGTATGAAGGCCACTGAAGAAGAAATCATTACTCTGTGCAAGAATAACATCGCCAGCTACAAGAAACCCCGGTCTATAGAATTTCTGCAGCAGCTCCCGAAGAGCCCGACCGGAAAAATCCTCAAGAGGGTGATCAGAGAACAGTATTGGGAGGGCAAGGAAAGAAGGGTTTGA
- a CDS encoding TRAP transporter substrate-binding protein — MKRSLGIHVLALLVFLVACSATTVSLAEEKATTLKVTNWFPVGHQQDVLLQEWGKELEKRTAGKVKVSYHAGGTLVPAAQSYDAVVKGIADVSNHVLGYSMGRFPFSQVLDLPIGFPPGAGPTKIANEVYAKFKPKEFDDVKVLWFHAMPYGLVHTKTKPVKKLEDIKGLKLRCYGSNAKFVGLVGGAAVAMPMPEVYDALSKGVVDGCLSSYEALKGFRTGEHIKYTTENLGTAYSAAFVIAMNKKKFASLPPDVQKIIDEMSQEYIEKYGKMWTEIDAEGKDWLTKRGVEIASLTPEEEARWYETGSKPLVEAYVNDMKAKGLPGDEAVKFITESFKQYKK; from the coding sequence ATGAAACGCTCACTTGGTATCCATGTTTTGGCGCTTTTGGTTTTTTTGGTTGCCTGCTCGGCCACCACCGTCAGTTTGGCTGAGGAAAAGGCAACGACACTGAAGGTCACCAACTGGTTTCCCGTGGGACATCAGCAAGATGTCCTTTTGCAGGAGTGGGGTAAGGAGCTGGAGAAGCGGACAGCCGGCAAGGTGAAGGTTAGCTATCATGCCGGCGGAACCCTCGTCCCCGCGGCGCAATCCTACGATGCGGTGGTTAAGGGGATCGCCGATGTGAGCAACCATGTTTTGGGCTATTCAATGGGGCGGTTTCCTTTTTCTCAGGTCTTGGACCTACCCATAGGTTTTCCGCCGGGAGCCGGCCCTACCAAGATAGCTAATGAAGTCTATGCGAAATTCAAACCAAAGGAATTCGACGATGTGAAGGTACTGTGGTTCCATGCCATGCCCTATGGGTTGGTTCACACAAAAACAAAGCCTGTCAAAAAGCTCGAAGATATTAAGGGGCTGAAGCTACGCTGTTACGGTTCGAATGCCAAATTTGTCGGCTTAGTCGGAGGCGCGGCCGTTGCCATGCCCATGCCCGAGGTCTATGACGCCTTGTCAAAGGGAGTCGTTGATGGGTGTCTGTCCAGTTATGAAGCATTGAAAGGGTTCCGGACAGGAGAACACATAAAATACACGACCGAGAACCTGGGGACGGCTTATTCTGCAGCCTTTGTGATTGCGATGAACAAGAAGAAGTTTGCTTCGCTCCCGCCCGATGTCCAGAAGATTATCGACGAAATGAGCCAGGAATACATCGAGAAATACGGCAAGATGTGGACCGAGATAGACGCCGAAGGCAAAGACTGGCTGACAAAGAGAGGAGTTGAAATAGCCTCGCTGACTCCCGAAGAAGAGGCTCGCTGGTACGAGACTGGCTCCAAGCCCCTGGTTGAAGCCTATGTCAATGACATGAAGGCAAAGGGGCTGCCCGGGGACGAAGCGGTGAAGTTCATCACTGAGTCTTTCAAACAGTACAAGAAGTAG